The following nucleotide sequence is from Solanum dulcamara chromosome 7, daSolDulc1.2, whole genome shotgun sequence.
GACATGTTACAATACTTCTGAACTGATTGCATAATTCATGGTTAGGGTACAACAGTAGCTTTCGTACATAATTATCTATAATAATGACCTCCCTATTGTGCTACAGAAAAAAGGAACTAACTAAAACTCATGTTATACAGTTGACTTTTGGTATGTTCTCTTTGATAATTGATGAAAATAGAAAACACTAGTTAAAATGAGGATGCAAGGTGGTAGAGGTGGGAAATAAATTGTGGTGAAAATGGGATCAACTCATTCTACAATCATGAGACTTGTGCTTCACTGATATTTCCCTTTTGCCTGTATTACTAAGATATTCAGAAACATATGGTCCTTTTTACCTGTTTATGTTGGCTTTGCAGTAGTGAATGGAAAATCTTAAAGTGTCCATCTTGTAGCTAGTGGAAGCAGCTCATCGATTTCTAACCATTGTATTTAAACATTCAGGTTCCACTCTCGTTGGGGATCAGGGTTGCATCTCTACGAGGAACACTGAGGTTATATGTAAAGCCACCACCTTCAGATCAAATATGGTTTGGATTCACAGCGATGCCAGATATTGATATCCATTTGAACTCTTCTGTTGGGGACCGTAAGATCTCAAGTGGACATCTTTTGTTGTTCATAACCAGTCGAATTAAGGTCAGTTTTAAAAGTAATCTGCTCTATTGTTTGAATGATATTCATCAAGTAAATTTAGGTTGCCAGTCAGCTACACAAGCTTTTAGGTGCTGTGAATGCCAAAGGTAGAATGTAAGCCAAAATGGCCTGAAACTTAGGAGACAACTATTCCCTACTCTCCACAACAGACCAAAGATcccatgtatgagcatgaggtGCTATTGTCATCagctattcttcttcttcttgattttcttcaacTTAAAGCATCATAACAGCTGTTTGACTTTAGTTGTCCCAATCAAAGTATCCACCTCAAAAGATCCATGAGCCAATTTTGTGTAGATGATACTTTAAATTGGTCTCGGATAGTTCATCACTGTATCAATTCAGTGAAATTTAAAAAGTACTTTGAGATGTGAAAAGCAGAGGAGAGTGATTCGGTTACTTCTTTAGTGGGGAGAGAGGATGATGGTACTTTATATGGCACCAACAGAAAGTGTTCAAGTAGAATACACTAAGCTTGTCTAGCCAGTTTATTACTTCTAGGACCTGAATTTTTTGCAAATTGTGCTGACTACAAAAGAAAAACCAACTTAATGGAGGAAATCGATTTTCAGATTCTACACCACGGGACATGTTGGCAATTTTTACATATACGTTCTCTTCTCTGCACCTACCTGCGACGTTATTTGCTTAAATTTTCTCAGAGGTTGAGCTGATGCTGTTACAAACTGATGCAGGCTGCTATTCGTGAAGCTGTTGTGCTTCCAAATTGTGAGAATGTGTGCATCCCTTGGATGATAGCAGAAAAGGATGACTGGATTCCCCTAAAAGATGCTCCATATATATGGATTCATAACAAATCTGCAGGTAATGCCAGGAAACAAGAAGCAGATAGGAGAAGTACCAGCAGTACTGCTGAAAGTGAACATGAAAGACTGAATAGAGTTGGATGGGCTACTCAAAAGAGTAAGTCAATGGATCCACACTCATTGTACTCAGTTCCTAAGGTTCAGCCTAGTTTCAGAAGCCTCACTACTAGTCCAGAAAGAGCACACCTTAAGTCGAAAAAACATCATGGAGAGACACTAGAACGCAAGTCATCAGACCCACAGGTATATTTATCAGTTCGTATGGGCCATTCTTCAGCAGCGGAATTGCATGCCCCCTTGTTGAACCACAATGAACAGCTAGAGAGTCACCGCATGAGCACAGAGGAGAACATGCAAAGCAACTCACCTTCACCTTCTCATTCACTGAGTATGCTAGAGGAACAAAATAGTTCTACAGAAGATGATATGAAGCCAAAAAGAACAGATACAAGGGCTAGGATTCTTGGTTTGCGGAAAAAAATGGGGGAAAAGCTTGAAGAGAAGAAGCGTCACATAGAAGAGAAGGGGAGACACTTGGTGACAAGGATGAGAAGCCACAAGGAATATTCGTAAATTTGCAGTTTCCTCTGATCAGTTTGATTGCACAAGGGAAAACACAGGCCAGTGTGTTCAAAGGCTGTTCAGTTAGGCTATACGCGAGTTTCACTTACACTAATTCAAGTAGCTGACGAAAATTGGAGCCATATTCAAGTCTTATCGATAGATTCTCTGGGTTGAGGTTCTCTTCTCACTTGTAAAAGTAAAGATCATAGCCATTAGAACCCACTTCAAGTAGAGTCACAAAGCTGATTTAAACTTCTTAGTCTTGCAGAAACGATGAATATATACACTTGTACCAAATCAGATTTATTTAACTAAAAATGGTCTGTTAAATGCCAATGGAGCAACCATCTTTGCACTTGCAGTCTTGGCAGTAGGCAAGATAGAATGGTCAATACAAAAAAAAGGTCATCAAGAAACACTTAACAATTGGATTGCaggtttattattttctttttcttcagcAAATAGGGTCAATAGGTCTTGTGGTTCTTTACAAGTttgtgtaatttattttttttcatttttattcctAAGATCTTGAAAACCTCTCATTTCCTTCCAAACAAAATTGTGAAATTGTAAGTGTCCATAATGGACCATTCTCACAATTAAAAGGAGCACCTCCATGTTGCACTTTCATAACGAAGTTTTGGTTAGATCTGACTTTCcgttttttattaatttatagcATATTTTGTACACTCTCCTCTTACAGCCTTTTCGGAACTCACTTGTGAAATTTTACCAGATATGTTGTATTAAATTATAACATACTGGCTACATTCCATTTCACTCAACccctcaacaaaaaaaaagaattttcttTTAGTTGTGCAAATCAAGAGTTTTATTGTTTTCTTCCATATTACCCCTAGCTTTAAATTACTGAATAATTaaatttagaattcaaaaacatcattaatAAGGTAGTTCGGCAAAATATCCCTAATCAAATTACTTGTTATATGggacaaataaaatgaaaagaggGAGTATCTAACAAAATGCTGGAACGACTTCCACACTGTGTTAGTGTGTTCTTCAAACATTCTGCTAACaaaataacaatgaaaaagCTTTAACCAAACACTGACAATATTAGATTTAGGGAATTTTATCCTATCCatgcaaaagagaaaagaaactcATAGCTGCTATATTCTTCtcattaattaaaataactcGGATAGCAACCCATCTTCACAACAGTTAACAACATCAATCAGTCAACTGCAATTAAAATGCTCGTAATGTAAGCCACAAAGAAGAACTTGGTTTAACAGCTATACTATAAAACCTACCATTACGGACGATTTTCCAatccttgaatcaccaaaaagCTAgatgggggtggggtggggtggggggaatcgggttcaaaaagaagaaagCACTAAAAAGACATGCTataaatgattaaaaataatttcgtACATCAACAGGTCCAAAATTTTACAAATTGCATTGTAAACAAAACCGTCTGTTATAAGAACTCACATATCTAATTTTAACCAAAAAAGAAGTTTCTAAAGGAGTCTGAGTTCATTCCCAGCTAGGAGCAGCATCTGGAGCAGGGGTCACTTCTGGTACACCAACTTGTGCAGGAGGAGGAGCTGCAGCATCCCAACCTCCATCAACCACTGAAAGATATGGAGACAAAATATGGCATTATATGTAGAAGAGAAAAATACATCAAATCAGCAGACCTCAGAAAACTAAGAGATCACTCACTACGACATATATCATACtctctttttttcaaaaaaatgcaTTCATAAAGTAGAACACAAAAGAATACAGTGACACAATAATAATCAGTGGTTCTGCATCCACGGACTTGAATTACTAATTCCAGAAAACATGTCACCAACCTGCATCTCCAGACCAGCCACTGGTAGTTACAGGAACAGATGTTGCGCCATCTGCAGTCCATTGAGCATCAGGGATTTGGCTGCTAGTCCAATCACCACCAAGAGCAGCACCACCATATTCTGCATAATCAGCAATAGCAGGTACTTCCTCTTCTTGTTGCTCTTTTGCCTCTTCAGGTTCTCTGTAAAAGAACAGATCCACCTAGCACAGAAAGAAATTAAATGTGAGAATGATAGATGTTCAGTTACTACAAGATACACACAAAACATGTTTACATTCAGGGAACACCAAATGAAAATGGAACTTGAAATCATTATTCAAACTTAAGAACAACTAAACTAGAACAGCAGCTAGGAAAAAAATTATGGGCGAATAGATATCCTTCCAGATAGATTTTACCATGACATCCCACTTGGGTCCCGGATTAATGGTACCACGCATCTGCAGTACCATTCTTGCTAAGATCCAAAAGAGAACACCAATGCTGTGCTTTCCTTTGTTATTGGCAGGGATACCAATGTCAACATATCGCATTGGAGAATCAGTGTCACAGAAGGCAATAGTGGGGATGTTTCCAAGTGCAGCTTCCTTGATAGGCTGCAAATGACTCAAACTAGTTAAAAAATGTCAACAAGCTATAAAAGGAACGTGTGATGTTACAGAAATATCAACCTGGTGATCAGTTCTTGGATCAGTGAGAATGAGAAGCCGTGGCTCACTGTATGAAGTCTGAAGCTGGTTGGTAAAAGTACCAGGCGTGTGACGACCAGCAATGGCATGTGCACCAGTATATTGTGCGAACTTCAAGACAGCTCTCTGTCCATAAGGCCTGGCAGATTGCACAATTATGTCCTGGGGATTCTCAATAGAAACAATAACCCTAGCAGCCATATGCAGCTTATCCCATGTCTTTCCAGCGTTGATAATGTAGATACCTGGAAACAAATGATCAATCAAGATACAAAGATAGTTGCTAAACTAATGGATACATTAGTTTGCTAATACCATGATTATGAAGTGAAATATAAAACCCAGCCAGAATACAAATTAATTAGAATCAGAATTCATCACAACTGCTACATTACCTAATAATAAATCAACAAACATATAGTATTAAATATCAGAGATAGTATTAAATATCAGAGACAAGATAGGCATAATAATAAGATAAGTAATTAAGTGTCAACTGATCTCAATGAAAAATCATAGCATAGGAAAACACATCATCTATAAACTACACAAGAAAAAGAGTGGATCGCACATTAATTACCTGAGTGTGCTCGTACTATAGAGtcaaattatttgtttttcGAACATAATAACTAAGAAAAACATACAGCTTTTATTATTACCAAACAGGAAAATACTTTTCTCTAGGTATATCGATCAACTTTTCTCCTTCGAATCGCTAATAAGCATCTATATCCTATTCTAACGAATCTAGCAGCTTTGTCGAAGTGCATATTTAACACCATATATTCCGATACCAACACGTAAATACCTACTAAATTATCATCATGCATCTAGAACATAATGAAAATGAGGATATTTGCAGTTTAATGCAGCGAGCTAAAGAGTATACCGTCGTTGCGGCGCTTGAAGACGTAACGTTCCATTTGGAAGTCACAGTTCTTAGTGCCGAGATGGACTTCAGCGGCCAACATCAGCTGTATGTCAGCCTCTTTCGTCGACAATGTCCTTGCTTGCTGTGTAATTGCCGCCATTGTTGTGCTCTGTTACTCTCCCTTAGCTTCCTCTGCTTTTTAGGGTTTCACTGCGGCTGAAGAGAGAACACTATGGGAACGCAGAGCCATTAAAAAGCTCTTTTCGTTGGGCTTTAGTGATGGACTTGGGCTTTGCTGCCTTTTAAACCCTACTGATTCGGCTCTTACTGTGGATACCTGATTAATTATTTTCAGGAAAAATTATGCGGATTGGCAAATATAATTACTGCAATAAGCatagttttaattaattatataaattgggtatagtttaattaattttgcTATTATATAAATTTGGAAGTCAATATACAAATCTGGAAACGAATATACAAATTTGAAAGCGAATATATAACGAATATACAAATCTCTTTGAAAGtccaatttgtataatgcagcGAGATAGAAAGCTTAATTTGTATAATGTAGCGAGATATACAAACGTTAATGAccataacaagcataaatatAGTTATAGAGAGTAATTAGGCAAACTATTGAAGTTATTAAGCTTAATATGCTTGTCATTTCTGAAATTTCCCCTTATTTTTAATAGTAACAGTAACTcttaattacttattttattttttttactttcaaaAATGTCCCAATAAAAAAGTAATAAGGTAACAACATGaaataatatcaattttaaGGAGTAAATTGACTTGCTACGCTTGTTCGCTGTGCTAAAATTAAACTCTTCGTAATTGAATAAAGAAGTCATTTAAGCAAAGAATTTGAGATAGCCCTACTCTAGGTAGGAAGGAGATGCAAAAATAGCCCTAAATCGAGAAAGAGGAAAAGGAGTCGATATATGTGAAAGATAAAAGGGGTCCTTTACTCTATATGTTCGACCCATTTTATCTTTAGCGGGTCAACCAAGTGGAGCGGGTTAATTTACTAATTAAAAtggtagttttttttaaaaaaaaatggctTAAAAAATCTCACATCAATAGCATCTATAGGAAAAATCCTATGAATGGGTtgaatgattttttaggtgaaataataataactaaatgacattataaattaaaaattaagtggtcatttgagaaattaagtcttaaaaatttagatgGTATGATTAGAGGTGTCAAAAATGGGCGGGTTGAGTATGAATTTGGGCAAGTCAAAATGaattgaattaataaataatcgGGCTATTGATTTGAAATAATCCGCCCAAAGTTACTTAGACTGAAATTAGACTAAAATGTGGGTCATAACTCAACCTGTCCATTTATTAATTCAACCCGTTTTGACTCACTTAAAATCAACCTAACcctaaaaattttaattattttatttgttcttttataattttttagtaCCTTATAAAATCATCAATCTGCCCATTAATAGTTCTAATTTAAATTGATGGAGTAAATATTTGCACGACCTAATTTGGATTTAAAAATAACAGTTTTACTAATAACGTACGATTAAATTAAAATAGGTTTAACTTAATAGGTGTATAGAATAAAAACTAGACTTGACCGTTGAGCGTATTGGATGATGACACGTGGATATTGAAGATAAATCAAACATGAAACGGCGAATGCAATATTGGCTTTACATGTGAATTTGTCCGACGTCGTTATACATGTTCTCAGAAGGTCCAAAGTTTGTGATTCTTGTTGAACATGTTTCAGAATTAAAAGGCTGAAAACTTTCCGGTGACAACTCAAAATAAGCTCAAAAAATGTTACATTCCCGAATAATTTGAGATTCTCTCCATCAAGTATGCAATTCAATACACAACGAAAGATAACATGCAAGTATAAGTCGATGTGGGGGTGAGATTCACGTAAAACGTTACCTAATGTTTAGTTTTAAATGTATCCCTATCCCTCATTTGTATTCACAAGCTATTACTCTCAAGTTTTATAACCAATAACTCCCAAGCTCGcaaattttagtattttttgcttttttatGACGTTGTTGGATAACCACACTTGAGAAGAggcttaatttattttattattttcaagaaaagattatagttaataataagaataaaattagaAACTAAGTGATAACATCTAAATtaactctttattttttaaactgaATAAGTAAAGGTGGACGGAGGTAGTAATATAGTATGTCGTaatcttttcatattttaatacGATTAAATTTCTCATTTAACTATTTTAATTTACATCCAAAGACCAGATACAaaaaagtatataaaacataatgaTATATGTCTCATATCAAATTCTCCCCACACAAAATGCACTATTAAGTTCAATACAATACATTTGATTAATGtggattaatttatttttcttattctaAACTTAATGATGTATGACTCCTCCAGCAATGtggtaatttttccatataAATTATAACATTTGATTAATGTGGTTGAACTTATTTTCTGGGAGTAAGAACATACATGCTGCAATCATGTGACTCAACACTGGCTGATATTTGTCCTTTAACTGATCCTTTTGTTGAATGCTGCAATTCAATCCAAATGATAAAAAGTGTCAATTAAATTAAACTTGGAAACATATACAATAGATGATTAATTAATAATGTGATGTGTGCAAATAACTAGTCAATATATATTGCGGTAAGTGTCCTTCCGTCTTAATCGGAGATCTCTTGTTTGACTCCTAAGAATGAAATTCGAAGTATTTTAAGGGATGAGTGGTCtttttaatatgatttgatCAATTCTTTCCTTATAAGCTAGTTTTTGCGTTTAAGTTAGACCTAATATTCATTTATTAACGGATCATAGTATCAAATATGAGGaatttaaagagaaaaataaataaataaatgaaagacTTACAGCCCATAAGTCTCTTGCATCAACAACAGTAGAAGAATCAAGGCCAATATCAGACCAATAAGCAGTTATATCAGCCTTTGATGATCCTCTGTTCCATAGCACAACTGCTACTCTTTTCCCACTTAAAGGCCCAGCCCAAACCTGTTAcaagtatatatatttaaaggtttttgtattgaaaaaaaaaaaaagttaattggaaattcaaattaaaattcaaaatatttaccTCCAAATCTCCATTCTGCTTAACTTTTTTACCTTGAACTCCAAGTTTATCTGATCTCAATGTCAACAAGTAAAAACATGTTATGTTCTTGTTCTCTACTACTATTAGTCTTATTAGAATGCAATTAGGAGTGTTAAATGAACAGATTGAGTTGAACTTAAACGAGTAAAATGATGGATGAAGTGCTCAATAATCTGATTTTGATGTCATCATTTAACTTGTGccaattttttagatttttgttTGTATGTGTACCCAATTTGGGATAACTTCAGACACAATATTTGAAATTTCGTATGGTTTACATTCaaacaaaaatgattgaagTTAAAATGACTGAGTCCAACCATGTTTGCCTTGAACTTCACACGTATATAACTTAAGACATTTTGTCAAGCCTAACTTCAAATACCGTATGTCTGAAGTGAATATATGTGTAACTTTTAGGTGAGTTGAATTGGACGGCTCAAAATGAACTTATTACTTAAACAAGACATTATTCCGCTCAAAtcaagataattattttttcatagaCTAATTTTATCGCACATAAATGCAactgaaaaaagaaagaaaggtaaactCTTTTACCTTGATTAACTGCAATGACCTCTGAGTTACTTAGAATGTCATGGGCACTATTATCCATTGATCGTAAATCACAACCTATAATTAAAGGTGCCTATAAACAAAAAAACACGTATATTAATAACAAATTTAAGTccattttttcttaataaatgtattaaattaaattcataATAATAATCAGAACTAACTTTTGCTAATGCCCAAATGCTGAAATGAGAACGATATTCTCCAAAGCTCATTCCTCCATTTCCAACTTCTAACATGTCTGGATCTGAAATAACAAATTAACACCATGTAATTTAAATCACTTCaagtaaagttaaaaataaattttaatttagctTTATAATTAATGAGAAATAAAATGCATTaatttttgtgaattaatttATACCATTCCAGCCACCTGGACCAGCATAAGATGCCCACTGGTTATTCATATCTGCCCGAGAAGTCATGCTGCAATACGAAACACACTAACATCACTACTACATCCATTGTCATAACGTTTCGTGTAGAATTATTTAAAAACTAGCGAATAACTATGGCAAAATTGTGAATATTTATaagcaaaattaaaaaaaaacgtACAAGTTAAAATGTATTTAATCGGATTCGATCAAAAATGGGAAAAGAAATTTTacggaaaaaaaattagattttgtTTGTAAAAAGAATAA
It contains:
- the LOC129894322 gene encoding 40S ribosomal protein Sa-2-like; the protein is MAAITQQARTLSTKEADIQLMLAAEVHLGTKNCDFQMERYVFKRRNDGIYIINAGKTWDKLHMAARVIVSIENPQDIIVQSARPYGQRAVLKFAQYTGAHAIAGRHTPGTFTNQLQTSYSEPRLLILTDPRTDHQPIKEAALGNIPTIAFCDTDSPMRYVDIGIPANNKGKHSIGVLFWILARMVLQMRGTINPGPKWDVMVDLFFYREPEEAKEQQEEEVPAIADYAEYGGAALGGDWTSSQIPDAQWTADGATSVPVTTSGWSGDAVVDGGWDAAAPPPAQVGVPEVTPAPDAAPSWE
- the LOC129896337 gene encoding alpha-galactosidase-like isoform X2, with the protein product MVSTGLASLGYEYINLDDCWAEGNRDSQGNMVAKGSTFPSGIKALADYVHSKGLKLGVYSDAGTQTCSKQMPGSLGHEEQDAKTFAAWGVDYLKYDNCNNEGRSARERYPIMGNALQNSGRSIFFSMCEWGDDNPATWASSVGNSWRTTGDISDDWGSMTSRADMNNQWASYAGPGGWNDPDMLEVGNGGMSFGEYRSHFSIWALAKAPLIIGCDLRSMDNSAHDILSNSEVIAVNQDKLGVQGKKVKQNGDLEVWAGPLSGKRVAVVLWNRGSSKADITAYWSDIGLDSSTVVDARDLWAHSTKGSVKGQISASVESHDCSMYVLTPRK